The following coding sequences lie in one Arachis hypogaea cultivar Tifrunner chromosome 9, arahy.Tifrunner.gnm2.J5K5, whole genome shotgun sequence genomic window:
- the LOC140175059 gene encoding uncharacterized protein — protein MDNENIEDANLEDRTNVIYDSEFQVGQITFTDLYHPEPIQIPTRVRKELRQINNDNLERELRCTQLMTQLLESEKCRDVIRMGLEAFRQLCQKLRGTGRVKDSTRSTVEEQVAKFLHIIGHNVKTRTMSFFFHRSRERISRHFHNVLHAILSLEGDFFKQPSGEEVPYEILNNSRFYPFFKDCIGAIDGTHSRVKEGTASDSRILKDALNREYPLRIPEGKFYLGDAGFMLKPGILTPYRSVQYHLKEYSLREPENPKELFNHQHSSLRNVIERCFGVLKKRFPIIAGDTEPYYSFETIRDIFLACCILHNFLMGVDVDQSIIDEIDKELLKNAI, from the exons ATGGATAATGAAAATATCGAAGATGCGAATCTCGAAGATAGAACAAACGTCATATATGATTCAGAATTTCAAGTAGGTCAAATCACTTTTACTGACCTATATCATCCTGAACCAATACAAATACCAACTCGTGTCAGGAAAGA GCTTAGACAAATTAATAACGACAACTTGGAAAGAGAACTTAGGTGTACTCAATTAATGACACAGTTACTGGAGTCTGAAAAGTGCCGAGATGTCATACGTATGGGCCTTGAAGCATTTAGGCAGTTGTGTCAGAAATTAAGAGGAACTGGTAGAGTAAAGGATTCAACTCGTTCTACGGTTGAAGAGCAAGTCGCTAAATTCCTACATATTATAGGGCATAATGTGAAAACTAGAACCATGTCTTTCTTTTTCCACCGGTCAAGAGAGAGAATTAGTCGTCACTTTCACAATGTCCTACATGCTATTCTATCGTTAGAGGGAGACTTCTTCAAGCAACCATCTGGTGAGGAAGTTCCTTATGAAATACTTAATAATAGTCGATTCTATCCGTTTTTTAAG GATTGCATTGGAGCCATAGATGGAACTCATAGTCGTGTGAAG GAAGGAACTGCCTCTGACTCAAGAATATTGAAAGATGCTTTAAATAGGGAATATCCACTTCGAATTCCCGAAG GAAAATTTTATCTAGGCGATGCTGGTTTCATGCTGAAGCCTGGGATACTTACACCATATAGAAGTGTTCAGTATCACCTGAAAGAGTATTCACTACGTGAGCCAGAAAATCCTAAAGAACTATTCAACCACCAGCATTCTTCATTAAGAAATGTCATTGAAAGATGTTTTGGAGTTCTAAAGAAAAGATTCCCAATTATAGCTGGCGACACTGAACCATATTATTCATTTGAAACTATAAGAGATATTTTTTTGGCATGTTGTATACTGCATAATTTTTTGATGGGTGTTGATGTTGATCAATCTATAATTGATGAGATTGACAAAGAATTGCTAAAGAACGCAATATAG